In Populus alba chromosome 9, ASM523922v2, whole genome shotgun sequence, a genomic segment contains:
- the LOC118034705 gene encoding ruBisCO large subunit-binding protein subunit alpha, whose amino-acid sequence MATSNALSTASILCSPKQGGLRRKGNQQHNSRLNFGQSTRRFAVRANAKDIAFDQDSRAALQSGIDKLADAVGLTLGPRGRNVVLDEFGSPKVVNDGVTIARAIELPDPMENAGAALIREVASKTNDSAGDGTTTASVLAREIIKLGLLSVTSGANPVSIKKGIDKTVQGLVEELEKRARPVKGRDDIKAVATISAGNDELIGTMIADAIDKVGPDGVLSIESSSSFETTVEVEEGMEIDRGYISPQFVTNPEKLICEFENARVLVTDQKISAIKDIIPLLEKTTQLRSPLLIIAEDVTGEALATLVVNKLRGILNVSAIKAPSFGERRKATLQDIAILTGAEFQASDLGLSIENTSIEQLGLARKVTISKDSTTIIADAASKDELQARIAQLKKELSETDSVYDSEKLAERIAKLSGGVAVIQVGAATETELEDRKLRIEDAKNATFAAIEEGIVPGGGAALVHLSTHVPAIKEKIQDADERLGADIVQKALVAPASLIAQNAGIEGEVVVEKLKDSEWEIGYNAMTDKYENLVEAGVIDPAKVTRCALQNSASVAGMVLTTQAIVVEKPKPKTPVGAPPQGLTV is encoded by the exons ATGGCAACATCTAATGCTCTCTCCACAGCTTCCATTCTTTGCTCTCCTAAACAG GGAGGGTTGAGGAGGAAAGGGAATCAACAACACAACTCAAGGCTGAATTTTGGGCAATCAACCAGAAGATTCGCGGTGCGAGCAAATGCAAAGGATATTGCTTTTGATCAGGACTCACGGGCTGCTCTCCAATCTGGCATTGATAAGCTTGCTGATGCTGTTGGGCTTACTCTTGGTCCCAGGG GTAGAAATGTTGTCTTAGATGAATTTGGAAGTCCAAAGGTAGTTAATGATGGGGTAACAATTGCGCGAGCTATTGAACTACCTGATCCCATGGAAAATGCTGGTGCAGCACTCATCAGAGAG GTTGCAAGTAAAACTAATGACTCTGCTGGTGATGGAACGACAACTGCATCAGTTCTTGCTCGGGAAATAATCAAATTAGGACTTTTGAGTGTCACGTCTGGTGCAAATCCAGTTTCTATTAAAAAGGGAATTGATAAAACTGTGCAAGGCTTGGTAGAAGAGCTAGAGAAGAGGGCCAGACCTGTTAAGGGTCGTGATGACATTAAAG CTGTTGCAACAATTTCTGCTGGAAATGATGAACTCATTGGCACGATGATTGCTGATGCAATTGACAAGGTTGGGCCTGATGGTGTTTTATCAATTGAGTCATCATCTTCCTTTGAGACCACAGTTGAGGTTGAAGAAGGAATGGAG aTAGACAGAGGTTATATCTCTCCTCAATTTGTTACAAATCCGGAGAAGTTAATTTGTGAATTTGAGAATGCTAGAGTGCTGGTTACAGATCAAAAGATTTCTGCAATCAAAGACATAATTCCCTTGCTAGAAAAGACTACTCAATTGAGATCTCCTTTGCTTATAATTGCTGAGGATGTAACAGGTGAGGCTTTGGCTACCCTTGTGGTGAACAAACTGCGTGGTATCCTTAATGTTTCCGCTATCAAGGCTCCTAGTTTTGGTGAAAGGAGGAAAGCTACGCTGCAAGACATTGCCATTTTAACAG GAGCTGAGTTCCAAGCCAGTGATCTTGGTTTAAGCATTGAAAACACATCAATTGAGCAGCTTGGTTTGGCCAGGAAGGTTACAATCAGCAAGGATTCCACCACCATCATTGCTGATGCTGCATCAAAGGATGAGTTGCAAGCTAGGATTGCACAGCTGAAAAAAGAGCTGTCCGAGACTGATTCTGTGTATGACTCGGAGAAACTGGCTGAAAGAATTGCCAAATTGTCTGGTGGGGTTGCTGTTATCCAAGTGGGTGCTGCAACGGAGACTGAGCTTGAGGATCGCAAACTCCGCATTGAGGATGCCAAGAATGCAACTTTTGCTGCCATAGAAGAAGGAATTGTGCCTGGTGGTGGTGCTGCTTTGGTTCATCTCTCAacccatgttcctgcaatcaaggaaaaaattcaagatgcAGATGAACGGTTAGGTGCTGACATCGTGCAGAAG GCACTGGTAGCACCCGCATCGTTGATAGCTCAAAATGCTGGAATTGAAGGTGAGGTGGTTGTTGAGAAGCTAAAGGATAGTGAATGGGAGATTGGCTACAATGCCATGACAGACAAGTATGAGAATCTTGTGGAGGCTGGAGTCATTGATCCAGCAAAGGTGACTAGATGTGCTTTGCAGAATTCTGCATCTGTAGCTGGAATGGTCCTGACCACCCAGGCCATTGTTGTAGAAAAGCCCAAGCCTAAGACACCCGTTGGTGCCCCTCCTCAAGGTCTTACCGTGTAA